From one Gracilinanus agilis isolate LMUSP501 chromosome 5, AgileGrace, whole genome shotgun sequence genomic stretch:
- the PEG10 gene encoding retrotransposon-derived protein PEG10, whose translation MPTSAGSGASARRCRMEDLTAEVQALRAQLLQQTEENSSLQTQLLQLSEENATLRGQLQASPGGAAGPAAPPRGKCPVGLPEKFDGTPEMLPSFLAQSRLYMELRPEDFPSEHVRVCFLTSLLKGRAARWATPYLLESSPLLNNYEAFIDEFKQAFEDPQRKEAANRKIRRLRQGLGSVLDYASAFRLCAQDLDWNEPAFIDQFLEGLSDPIQDELARVEVARSLPALINQCLRIEGRLNARRGPSPASSPRPRAAAASPPAEAEAGQLVARPQLTPEERERRRRLNLCMYCGLAGHYVDNCPSKKPKSSGVGNSLAPL comes from the coding sequence ATGCCGACCAGCGCCGGGTCGGGGGCGTCGGCGCGCCGCTGCAGGATGGAGGACCTGACGGCGGAGGTGCAGGCGCTGCGCGCCCAGCTGCTGCAGCAGACCGAGGAGAACAGCAGCCTGCAGACGCAGCTGCTGCAGCTGTCCGAGGAGAACGCCACGCTGCGCGGCCAGCTCCAGGCCAGCCCGGGGGGCGCCGCGGGCCCGGCGGCCCCCCCGCGCGGCAAGTGCCCGGTGGGGCTCCCCGAGAAGTTCGACGGCACCCCCGAGATGCTGCCCAGCTTCCTGGCGCAGAGCCGCCTCTACATGGAGCTGCGGCCCGAGGACTTCCCCAGCGAGCACGTGCGCGTCTGCTTCCTGACGAGCCTGCTGAAGGGGCGCGCGGCACGCTGGGCCACCCCCTACCTGCTCGAGTCCAGCCCGCTGCTCAACAACTACGAGGCCTTCATCGACGAGTTCAAGCAGGCCTTCGAGGACCCGCAGCGCAAGGAGGCCGCCAACCGCAAGATCCGGCGCCTCCGCCAGGGCCTGGGCTCGGTGCTCGACTACGCCAGCGCCTTCCGCCTGTGCGCGCAGGACCTGGACTGGAACGAGCCGGCCTTCATCGACCAGTTCCTGGAGGGCCTCAGCGACCCCATCCAGGACGAGCTGGCCCGCGTGGAGGTGGCGCGCTCGCTGCCCGCCCTCATCAACCAGTGCCTGCGCATCGAGGGCCGGCTCAACGCGCGCCGCGGCCCCTCCCCCGCCAGCTCGCCCCGGCCCCGCGCCGCCGCCGCCTCTCCCCCGGCCGAGGCCGAGGCCGGCCAGCTGGTCGCCCGGCCTCAGCTGACCCCCGAGGAGAGGGAGCGCCGCCGGAGGCTGAACCTGTGCATGTACTGCGGACTGGCCGGCCACTACGTGGACAACTGCCCGTCCAAGAAGCCGAAGTCTTCTGGGGTGGGAAACTCCCTGGCCCCGCTGTAG